One genomic window of Trichlorobacter lovleyi includes the following:
- a CDS encoding ATP-binding protein: MIYLALIQNIALLVALTFAHGLLIRHIRQRGHAYALLSGLLFGSVALVGMMTPMVLQPGLIFDGRSIVIAVAGLFGGPVTAAVAAAMAAGYRYWLGGVGAPMGVAVIIGSGAIGVAGHYLRRSWPRTVSPVGFYLFGLLVHLWMIGCMSFLPAAVALVVLANITLPVLLVYPVATLLVCQLFLQMERHIAIEQELEQERNSLSSLIQAVPDLLFELGLDGRYYSCYARHQEQLAAPTDALLGRTVREVLPSQAAEVCLEALQEAERTGHSHGRQFFLQLPTGELWFELSVARKTGPVTDQPRFVVLSRDITDRKLHEKELLAARYAAESASRAKSEFLANMSHEIRTPMNGLLGMVQLMHYTRLSQEQKEYLENMELCSSTLLALINDILDLSRIEAGRIDLEHEAFPLGLTIREVMALQNAPARQKSLEMVLELADDLPEQMLGDQIRFRQILLNLVGNAIKFTEQGSVTVKALRMTGPDNVPWLHLEVQDTGIGIPAEQLELVFAPFTQADGSITRRFGGSGLGLSICQRLTELMGGRIGVRSEPGKGSCFTVELPLSKDCP; the protein is encoded by the coding sequence ATGATCTATCTTGCACTGATACAAAATATCGCCCTGCTGGTGGCGCTGACCTTTGCCCATGGTCTGCTGATCCGGCATATCCGGCAACGGGGGCATGCCTATGCCTTGTTGTCCGGCCTGCTGTTCGGCAGTGTGGCCCTGGTGGGGATGATGACCCCGATGGTCTTGCAACCGGGGCTGATCTTTGACGGACGCAGTATTGTCATCGCTGTGGCAGGCCTGTTTGGCGGTCCGGTTACCGCAGCTGTTGCCGCTGCCATGGCTGCCGGCTACCGCTACTGGCTGGGCGGGGTTGGCGCACCGATGGGGGTGGCGGTCATTATCGGCTCCGGTGCCATTGGTGTGGCCGGCCACTATCTGCGGCGCAGTTGGCCCCGGACTGTCAGTCCGGTCGGTTTCTACCTGTTCGGTCTGCTGGTGCATCTCTGGATGATCGGTTGTATGTCCTTTTTGCCTGCAGCAGTTGCGCTGGTGGTGCTGGCCAACATCACGCTGCCGGTGCTGCTGGTCTACCCTGTTGCCACGCTGCTGGTTTGCCAGCTCTTTCTGCAGATGGAGCGCCATATTGCCATTGAGCAGGAACTGGAACAGGAACGTAACAGCCTGAGCAGTCTGATTCAGGCCGTGCCGGATCTGCTGTTTGAACTGGGGCTGGATGGACGCTACTACAGCTGTTATGCCCGCCACCAGGAACAACTGGCAGCACCAACTGATGCATTGCTGGGCCGGACCGTGCGTGAGGTGCTGCCGTCCCAGGCGGCAGAGGTCTGTCTTGAGGCGCTGCAGGAGGCAGAGAGAACCGGCCATTCCCATGGTCGCCAGTTTTTTCTGCAACTGCCAACCGGTGAACTCTGGTTTGAGCTGTCGGTTGCCCGTAAAACTGGACCGGTAACGGATCAGCCCCGCTTTGTGGTGTTGTCGCGGGATATCACCGACCGCAAGCTGCATGAGAAGGAACTGCTTGCGGCCCGCTATGCCGCCGAGTCTGCCAGCCGGGCCAAGTCTGAATTCCTGGCCAACATGAGCCATGAGATCCGCACCCCGATGAACGGGCTGCTGGGGATGGTGCAACTGATGCACTATACCCGGCTGAGCCAGGAGCAGAAGGAGTATCTGGAGAATATGGAGCTTTGCTCCAGTACCCTGCTGGCGCTGATCAATGACATCCTGGATCTCTCCAGAATTGAGGCCGGCCGGATTGATCTGGAGCATGAGGCCTTTCCGCTGGGGTTGACGATCCGGGAGGTGATGGCGCTGCAGAACGCACCGGCCCGGCAGAAGTCGTTGGAAATGGTGCTTGAACTGGCGGATGATTTGCCTGAGCAGATGCTGGGGGATCAGATCCGCTTCAGGCAGATCCTGCTGAACCTGGTCGGCAATGCGATCAAGTTTACCGAGCAGGGGAGTGTTACCGTGAAGGCGCTGCGCATGACAGGGCCGGACAATGTGCCGTGGTTGCATCTGGAAGTACAGGATACCGGCATCGGTATTCCTGCTGAACAGCTGGAACTGGTTTTTGCCCCCTTCACCCAGGCCGATGGCTCGATCACCCGCAGATTTGGCGGCTCCGGGCTGGGGCTTTCCATCTGTCAGCGTCTGACCGAGCTGATGGGGGGGCGGATCGGGGTCCGTTCCGAGCCGGGCAAAGGGAGCTGTTTTACGGTTGAACTGCCCTTGTCAAAGGATTGCCCATGA
- a CDS encoding PAS domain-containing protein produces the protein MLKKIILLRLSLFSRLLLVSGFVMLITTSLLIWGQMLHEIDSLRTRIDEELRDQLRELTQMVSENAILGDYASIQASFRTNVKRQHIYLIRWTDPVGKVVEAVDEQPKPAVPDWFVALVGIREHKESAALEVGGHPYGTLTLAHSPQTEVAVLWRSLQVQILCLLGGLAVFIALMAPTIRRALRPLRRLGAAAEQFGSGIYTTRVQLCQIPEIDTCIMAFNEMATTTEVLIHQRDERERDLSEQRNFLHTLMDTIPDLIFYKDRAGVYLGCNEQYANNFIARPREQIIGHTDRELLANQELAQFVAQRDQEAMAAEQPISYEIPVVLPNGAHVLFESTKVAFRNAEGAVIGMIGVSRDITSRKQIENELRRSRDEWERTFDAMPDLIFILDRNYQITHVNQAALQRLGTTREQTVGNACYACMHGKDEPPEFCPQRQTLQDYGEHVVEALVERLDSQFQITTTPLFDEDGSYAATVHVAHDITERKHHEEELELAREAADGANRAKSEFLANMSHEIRTPMNGIIGMAQLLNFTELSPEQQEYLSYIESSADNLLSLINDILDLSKIEAGKIELEYADFSLKKAIGDVLATQISTIHRKHLQIDSCLADELPEIVCGDQLRFKQILLNLLGNAIKFTEQGSISINAAVIELQSYQVTFAIKVVDTGIGMSQEVMEKIFSPFEQADTSTTRRFGGTGLGLTICRKLADLMGGAITVESRLGEGSTFCLEIPFGLPVASKSHSQQGQAGQIMWEGPVLTVLVAEDNELNMAFTVGVLKKMGHNVKTARDGQQAVEIWRAGGIDLILMDVQMPVVGGQEAMLQIRQEEPQTGHTPIVALTAHALRGDRERLLAAGFDHYLSKPFRLQQIFDVLMKITTSL, from the coding sequence ATGCTCAAAAAAATAATCCTGTTACGTTTAAGTCTCTTTAGCCGTCTGCTGCTGGTCAGCGGTTTTGTGATGCTGATCACCACCTCGTTGCTGATCTGGGGCCAGATGCTCCATGAGATAGATAGTCTGCGAACCAGGATCGATGAAGAGCTCCGTGATCAGCTGCGGGAACTTACCCAGATGGTCAGCGAGAACGCCATTCTGGGGGACTATGCCTCTATTCAGGCCTCCTTTCGTACCAATGTCAAACGTCAGCATATCTATCTGATCCGCTGGACTGATCCGGTGGGCAAGGTGGTTGAGGCCGTTGATGAACAGCCAAAGCCGGCCGTTCCGGACTGGTTTGTCGCGCTGGTCGGGATACGGGAGCACAAGGAGTCTGCCGCGCTGGAGGTTGGAGGGCATCCCTACGGCACCCTGACCCTGGCCCACTCACCGCAGACTGAAGTGGCCGTGTTGTGGCGTTCGCTGCAGGTGCAGATCCTGTGTCTGCTGGGCGGCCTGGCGGTCTTTATCGCCCTGATGGCACCGACCATCAGGCGGGCATTAAGGCCGTTACGCAGATTGGGCGCTGCTGCAGAACAGTTCGGCAGCGGTATCTATACGACACGTGTCCAGCTGTGCCAGATTCCGGAGATTGATACCTGCATCATGGCCTTCAACGAAATGGCCACCACCACGGAGGTGTTGATCCACCAGCGGGATGAGCGAGAGCGTGATTTAAGTGAACAGCGAAATTTCTTGCACACCCTGATGGATACGATACCGGATCTGATTTTTTACAAGGACAGAGCCGGTGTGTATTTGGGCTGTAATGAGCAGTATGCCAACAACTTTATCGCCCGTCCGCGGGAACAGATCATCGGGCATACTGACCGGGAGCTGCTTGCCAATCAGGAACTGGCGCAATTTGTGGCTCAGAGAGATCAAGAGGCCATGGCAGCGGAGCAGCCGATTTCCTATGAGATCCCGGTCGTGCTGCCGAACGGGGCCCATGTCCTGTTTGAAAGTACCAAGGTGGCATTCCGTAATGCTGAAGGTGCTGTCATCGGCATGATTGGTGTGTCTCGAGACATCACCTCGCGCAAACAGATTGAAAACGAGTTGCGCCGCAGCCGAGACGAGTGGGAGCGGACCTTTGATGCCATGCCGGACCTGATCTTCATCCTGGATCGCAACTATCAGATCACCCATGTCAATCAAGCCGCCCTGCAGCGGTTGGGTACGACCAGAGAGCAGACCGTGGGCAATGCATGCTATGCCTGTATGCATGGCAAGGATGAACCGCCGGAGTTTTGTCCTCAGAGGCAGACCCTGCAGGATTACGGGGAACATGTTGTGGAGGCGCTGGTGGAGCGGCTGGATAGCCAGTTTCAGATCACGACCACCCCCCTCTTTGATGAGGATGGCAGTTATGCTGCCACGGTGCATGTTGCCCATGACATTACCGAACGCAAACACCATGAGGAGGAGTTGGAGCTGGCCCGGGAGGCCGCTGATGGCGCCAACCGGGCCAAGAGTGAATTTCTTGCCAATATGAGCCATGAGATCCGCACCCCCATGAACGGGATCATCGGTATGGCCCAGCTGCTTAATTTTACCGAGCTGAGTCCTGAACAGCAGGAATATCTGTCCTATATCGAGAGCTCTGCCGACAACCTGCTCTCACTGATTAACGACATTCTGGACCTCTCTAAGATTGAGGCCGGCAAGATAGAGCTGGAATATGCCGATTTTTCACTTAAAAAGGCGATTGGTGATGTGCTTGCCACCCAGATCTCCACGATTCACCGCAAACACCTTCAGATTGACAGCTGCCTGGCTGATGAGCTGCCTGAGATCGTCTGCGGCGACCAGTTGCGTTTCAAACAGATTCTTCTGAACCTGCTGGGCAATGCCATCAAGTTCACTGAGCAGGGGAGCATTAGTATCAATGCTGCTGTTATCGAACTGCAAAGTTACCAGGTCACGTTTGCTATCAAGGTGGTCGACACCGGTATCGGCATGTCTCAAGAGGTGATGGAAAAGATTTTTTCACCCTTTGAGCAGGCAGACACCAGTACCACGAGACGCTTTGGCGGCACCGGCCTGGGGCTGACGATCTGCCGGAAATTGGCAGACCTGATGGGAGGGGCTATTACGGTTGAAAGCAGGTTGGGTGAGGGCAGCACCTTCTGTCTGGAGATCCCCTTTGGTCTCCCGGTGGCAAGCAAAAGCCACTCGCAACAGGGACAGGCCGGTCAGATTATGTGGGAGGGCCCGGTTCTGACGGTCCTGGTGGCAGAAGATAATGAGTTGAATATGGCGTTTACCGTAGGCGTTTTGAAAAAAATGGGACATAACGTCAAGACAGCCCGGGACGGACAGCAGGCTGTAGAGATCTGGCGGGCCGGTGGTATTGACCTGATACTGATGGATGTCCAGATGCCGGTTGTGGGGGGCCAGGAGGCGATGCTGCAGATCCGCCAGGAAGAGCCGCAGACAGGGCATACACCGATTGTTGCCCTGACCGCCCACGCCCTGCGGGGGGATCGGGAGCGGCTGCTGGCAGCCGGCTTTGATCATTACCTCTCCAAGCCGTTCCGGCTGCAACAGATTTTTGATGTTCTGATGAAAATTACGACAAGCCTCTAA
- a CDS encoding phosphate/phosphite/phosphonate ABC transporter substrate-binding protein, with translation MRNRIATHLLLFVLSACSVSTANAADRQLSFGVVPQRSVILTAQYWNPILKYLEKKSGVPLVLKVEKTAPEHSRQVGLGRYDLVYTNHFFTKANARAGYRVVARPAGPAITGEIVVPEGSPIARLEDLAGREVGFPSPAAFVAYAVPLDVLTRKGIRVKPVFAGNQEGIMAQLKAGRVAAAGVNSQVMQSYANREGWRYRSVWQSPEYLNLPIAVHPRVAAGTAAAIVDALVNMSHDPEGVQILEKAGALIGQQPPYGFVPASNREYRNQWEFFKQTVVPESR, from the coding sequence ATGCGAAACCGGATTGCAACCCATCTTCTGCTGTTTGTGTTGTCGGCCTGTTCAGTGTCAACCGCCAACGCTGCTGACAGGCAGTTGAGTTTTGGCGTCGTACCGCAGCGTAGTGTTATCCTGACCGCCCAGTACTGGAATCCTATTCTGAAGTATCTGGAAAAGAAGAGCGGTGTGCCGCTGGTTCTGAAGGTTGAAAAGACCGCGCCGGAACACTCCCGTCAGGTCGGCCTCGGCCGTTATGATCTGGTCTATACCAACCATTTTTTTACCAAGGCCAATGCCAGGGCAGGCTATCGGGTCGTGGCCCGTCCGGCAGGCCCGGCCATTACCGGTGAGATCGTTGTGCCGGAAGGGTCACCGATTGCCCGGCTTGAAGATCTGGCAGGCCGGGAAGTGGGCTTTCCGTCACCAGCCGCTTTTGTGGCATACGCGGTACCGCTTGATGTCCTGACCCGCAAGGGGATCAGGGTCAAGCCGGTTTTTGCCGGCAATCAGGAGGGGATTATGGCGCAGCTCAAGGCTGGCCGGGTGGCTGCAGCCGGTGTTAATTCACAGGTGATGCAGTCCTACGCCAACCGGGAGGGCTGGCGTTACCGGAGTGTCTGGCAATCGCCGGAGTACCTGAATCTGCCGATTGCAGTCCACCCCCGTGTAGCTGCCGGAACGGCGGCAGCGATCGTTGATGCCCTGGTTAACATGTCCCATGATCCGGAAGGTGTGCAGATACTGGAAAAGGCCGGTGCGTTGATCGGTCAGCAGCCCCCCTATGGTTTTGTCCCTGCAAGCAACAGAGAGTATCGTAATCAATGGGAGTTTTTTAAGCAGACCGTCGTACCGGAGTCACGGTAA